One Neodiprion pinetum isolate iyNeoPine1 chromosome 1, iyNeoPine1.2, whole genome shotgun sequence genomic window carries:
- the PMP34 gene encoding peroxisomal membrane protein PMP34 isoform X2, which produces MTTFFPLDTVRSRLQLEEGREAKNTVTIIRELIRKEGFSTLYRGMIPVLQSLCASNFVYFYTFHGLKILRSSRGQNAGNDLLMASIAGIINVLTTTPLWVVNTRLKMKGIESHHEHNRTNFDTLYEGLIYIWKTEGIQKLWAGTLPSLLLVSNPAIQFMTYEAIKRRIAKNFGTVPPPAVVFFVIGAIAKTVATTVTYPLQLAQTKLRHGHKYSDLSPKAGTLQILLHIFKRNGISGLYKGMEAKILQTVLTAALMFSAYEKIAAFVFKLLLRKQYL; this is translated from the exons TTGAAGAAGGCCGTGAAGCTAAGAACACGGTGACCATTATTCGGGAGCTGATTAGAAAGGAAGGATT CTCGACATTGTACAGAGGAATGATACCGGTACTTCAGAGTCTCTGCGCCAGTAACTTTGTCTACTTTTACACTTTCCACGGCCTCAAGATCTTGCGAAGCTCTAGGGGTCAGAATGCTGGAAATGACCTGCTTATGGCCTCAATCGCTG GTATAATTAACGTTTTAACGACAACTCCACTGTGGGTCGTCAACACAAGGCTAAAGATGAAAGGAATTGAATCTCACCACGAACACAACAGGACTAACTTCGATACACTTTACG AGGGTCTCATCTACATTTGGAAAACGGAAGGTATCCAAAAACTGTGGGCTGGGACGTTACCGAGTTTACTTTTGGTCTCGAATCCCGCTATACAATTCATGACCTACGAGGCTATTAAGAGacgaattgcgaaaaatttcggtaCAGTGCCTCCACCAGCTGTTGTGTTCTTCGTAATTGGAGCCATTGCAAAAACTGTCGCCACTACTGTGACTTATCCATTACAACTGGCTCAAACCAAATTAAGG CATGGCCACAAGTATTCTGATTTATCGCCTAAGGCTGGTACCCTACAAATTCTCCTTCATATTTTCAA GAGAAACGGAATTAGCGGCTTATACAAAGGAATGGAGGCGAAGATTTTGCAAACCGTCCTGACAGCTGCTCTGATGTTCTCGGCTTACGAAAAAATTGCTGCGTTTGTATTCAAACTATTATTACGGAAGCAATATttgtga